The Saccharolobus shibatae B12 genomic interval AGAATCTATTATTAGTTAAATTAACTACCCTATGGGTGTTAAGAAATGCTACAAATAAACTACCATTTATCGAATAGTTAGAACGTGAGACGAGAAATCCAGTTATATTTATCGTCTTATTAAATGGAATAATTAATTTGGTAATCTTTATTTCTACTGGAACGTGAGAGGTTTTGGGTAGTTTATAAATAAAACTCATTATCATATAATAATTACTGATTGTGTTTTTAATCGTTGTGTAGTTTTTATTTAATATATGTAAAAATTGTCCAAAAGTTGAACTATCTGAGTACTTACCTAAAATACCTGCGTAATACGTGATATTATTTTTTATAATTGTAAGATTATCAAACGTCTCTAATAATTCGGAATAATATTGCATAGCTTCACTAGCATTTCCGGAATGTAATGCTACGTATATGTGATTAGATAAATTGCTAATACTTAGCGATTGATTAATAAAGTTGCCTAATAAATTATATACTATATTCGAATATATTTCTAAATTTTTCGGTAAAATGGGATTTGGATGAGCTACATTATAGTAACAAGGATTAGCTAAGATTTTAATATAATCCTGGAATAAAGGAGATGTAGAGATTTTTGGATTAACTATGTAATATGGTAAGTATGATGTATCCCTCTCCGTAGAAACATAAGAGGGAGATATAGCCAATAATAAAATGATTATTATAGTTAATCCAGATATAGAAACATTTACATCAAGTAATATATTTTTATAATTATATAAATAAAATGAAAAGAATATTGAGAGAAATAAGAGTGATAGAAATATAATTGCATCACTTAAATTGGCTTTCATGAATAATGACGTAAGTAAAATTAGTGATAATATAATCAAGTTAATAACTGCCACAGATATTATATAAAATAATTTTAATAGTGAATGTCTTTTTAATATAATATTAGATAACATGCCCACTAAGGAGCCCGCGACTATCATCCCTAGATATATTATTACACTATTCACGGCTTATCTATTCATCTAGCTGTATTAAAATTTTTATTCCTTTTTTGCTTTGTTGTTTCGTTCGACTTATTTGATAAGAATGATAAATCATAAAGAGTGTTTATTTCAACATTTCTCAAGCTTACATATTAATACATGAGGACCTACCAACTACAGAATCCGCTAAGTGAACTATTCACGCACAAGCCTAAAGCTTAGCCTCAACTACCTGGCCTGCAAAACTCGTAGCCCCAATTGATTCCCAAGTACTATTTTTTAAGGTATTTTTCCTTGTCTTAAATTATCATAATATTCGTTGTATTACAAGACTGTTAACGTTTCATCTCTTTCCTCTCTGTTAGGCATTACCCTGGTATTCTTGCCTCCCTATTCTCTGGACCTGAACCCAATTGAGTTTGAATGAATTAAAATGTTGGATTAACACTTATTATAACCTCGAATACTCTCTTGAATCTATTAAGGAGAGTTTTATGATTTAGTTTTCAGGCACGATTATATTAGGTGTTGGGTTAATAAGTTTCATGACATATTTGTTGCTCTTAAGGAATGGGAAGTTATAGAAGCGTTTTTATCAATTCTCTTTTATTATTTGTTATTAAGTTCTATCAAGTTTAATTCATTGATTATTTAAACTTCTTCAAATATTCTTCTATATTTTGTACCGGCGAAAGATATATTCTCTTCACACTTACTAGGCTCTATATGGTCGTATCTAACAAATCTAAGTTTGCAACTGTTGGAAGAAAAAGACCATATTATTATATTAAGGGGAATTTTCAAGAGGTACCGCTTTGAGGAATTCTATCTTGCAGCTTTGGCTATCAAGGTTAATCTTGTTATTAAGCGTTTTTATGAGGAACATAAGGGCAAGTTGAAGGCTAAGATGTTGATTGTGCTAGGCTTTTATTACTTGAGCTGTGCTGTATTGTAATAAGCCCTTTAACGCTAACGAGTGACGAGATAGCAACGTGACATTACCTGCGTAAGTAGTGTAAACTATGCCCAATTTTCTATGGAAAGGTTTTATACCTGAAGCTCCACGGTCTATGCTAATAATTCTCAATTTAATATATTACTATTACCTTCATCATAGATCTATTCCATTAATAATATTATATATAATTGTTTTTGCTAAAGCTAGGGATAAAACTGTTATTATGATATATTTTTCAGCGTATCTTATATATGCTAAAGAATTATTTTAAATATAGTATAAAGGATTTAATATCTATTTGAGGGGCGATGATCCCATCATTTTGATATATAGCCTTTTTCATGATAATTGCAACGTATACTATTAGATCAGATAAGGCTTGTTAAGAGTCTAATTATCAGTTGAATTAAACGGTAAAGTTGGACTTACTAGGCTCTATATGCTCGTATCTAACACATCTACGTTTGCAACTATGGGAGGAAAAAGACCATATATAGATAGCTAGTTTGGTGTGTGGGCTTCTATAAAGTTTTTAACTCTTAAATTAGTTATACGTAACTAATGAAAGTAAGAATTTTGACTGAAACGCAACAACGAGGAACATTTGCAACAATGTTACTATTATATAAAAAATTACTTGAAATCGGGATAGATGCGAAAATATATACCACGTTTAATTCAGAATATAATGTTTTGCCGTCTCCTAGTAAGAGTAGAATTTTTGGTTACGAGAAAATGGTGAATAGTGAAAAATATGCTGAAAAAGTATTTAGGACTGTTTATGAATCTAAGGACACTATAATACATATCGCCAACGCCATGTATGGAATGTTACCAATAGCTGAAAAAAATAATGCTAAAAGTATAATAAATATTCAGTATTGGTGGCCCACATGCTATTTTAACTCTATGGAAAATCAGTATTGTGATTGCAAGAGTTTTACGAAGATAGCTCAGTGTATATATAATAAGAGAGATAATTATTTCAATAAATTATTATCACCTATAGAAGCGATTTACGCAATAAATAAGCTAAATAAAATAAAAGAGTATATATCCAAAGCCTCAATAATTTTAGCAGTAAGTAATATTGTGAGAGATATTCTTATATCTAGAGGATTTCCAGAAGATAAAATTCGAGTTATAAATGTAAATGCTATAACTCCACCAATTGATTATGTGGAGTACCATCCTTCTGATAATTTTACATTTGGATATCTTAGTTATCCAGACGAGGGGAAAGGTATTTTTCAATTGCTTGAAGCATTTTCAATTGCTTTGAAACATAATAAAAATATGAAATTGAAAATACTAGGAGGACTAGAAGAACCTAGGGTGATAGAGATGGTAAAATTGTTTAGAATAGAGGACAAAGTAATAATGACTAGAAGATTTCCTTACTCGGAATATGTTAGTAAAATAAGAGATATGCTCATAGATGTAGATGTTGTAGTAGTGCCTACTTTAGTCCCCGATACGTGGGCTAGAGTTGTGACTGAGTCAATGTTAGCTGGAAGGCCTGTAATTGTTACTAAGGGTAATGGTGGCCTAGTAGAACAAGTAACTGATGGTGTAGACGGTTTTCATGTTAATGTTTATGAATTAAATGATTTTGCATTATCCTTGTATAATATTTCTCAGCTTCCTAGAAGTAAAATAGAGGAAATGGGAAAAACAGCTAGAGAGAATATTATCAAAAAATATGATAATAAAAAAATTATTGAACAAATAATTTCGCTTTATCATGAACTATTAGAAACTTGAATATTCCAGCGAAGACCGCTAATCCATTTATAAAACTCCAAATAGGATAGAACATTATTATTTGAAGAGAAGTCTTTATATCCTTTAGCTCCTTAAAGGATTCTATAGAGCTTTTAAGTGTTCTATAAAAGACTACGCTTCCTCCTAAAAATAAGAAGAAGATATTTCTATTTAATAGATAAAATAAAATAGATAAAATGTAACTAATAATTAGCTTTTTTCCTCTACTTTTTAGCTTATTCTTGCCGTAAAAATTAGGCTGCTCTAGGGGTAAAGTTAAAAGTGTAATAGCAATTGATATATATAGCAACATGTTCAGCATATTAACAAAGAAAGACATAAAAAAGAATATCATGAAGATAAAGAATAGAAAATTATCTAAATTAGGTAAATACTTATATCTCCTTAGAATTAGAGTAGAGGGGAAGCCGTATTGCCAAGCCTTAATAAGATGTGATTTAAGAGACCTTTGATAAGAAGATAATAAATGTTCAACGTGAACTTTAGGATTAAGAACTATTTTATATCCTAATCTTCTAACTTTTTCAGAAAAATCTATATCATGCATACTGTAAGGATAGGTATTGTCAAACATTCCTATTTTTTCTATCACTTCTCTTCTTATCATATCATTATTTAAACCCGTAAATAGCACTTCTTGTTCAGGAGTATTAACAATTTTATGCCACCCTAAAATATAAATATAGCTAAATGCTTTATTTATGCCATTTAACTTAAAAGGAGATGTAATTAGAAGAGAAGAGGAAACTCCTACCTCTTTTTTCTCGAAGACTTTTAACATACTCGATATCCAATTTTTCTCTCCCAATTTCATATCGTCGTGCAATATTAATATGAAATCTCCAGAAGCTTTCTTTATTCCTTCATTAATAGCTCCTGCATGACCTAATTTATTTTCATATCTGAAATATTTTAAACTCAAATCATTTTCTATTAAAAATTTTTCTACTATTCTCTCAGTATTATCTTTAGAACCATTATCTATTATTATTACTTCGAAATTTTTATAGTCTTGCATCAACACACTATTTAAAACTTCCGGTAATGTTTTTTCGCCATTAGATGTAGGAATGATTATCGAAACTAACATTATATTCAAGTTAGTTTCTGCTAATCTTTAAATATTTAGTTTAAAGATAGTAGATGATGAAAGTAGTACTTTTCCCATCTACTGATAAGCCTTGGGATGGAATAGAAGCATATTCCTTTGAATTAGCTAAAAGATTAAGTAAAAAAGGGATAGAAGTTGTGGGTATAAGAATTGGCATAAAAAATAACGTAAAAGCTATCAATAATAACTTTACCTTAATTGATATTAAAACGCCTAATTTCCAAGGAAAATTATATGCTTTAAGGATTTTAATTTCGTCATTAAAAACATTGAAAATAATGAAAAATGCAGATATAATACATGGAATAGGCGGATATTATGCTGGTATAGAATTATTTCCAGTAGAGAAAAAAGTAGTAACTATCATAGGCGCAAGTAGTTTAAGAGAAACTTCTAAAATTAAGCAAGATTTTAGAAGGTTATATATGTATTTCATTTATAAAATGGCTTCAGCATATATTGTGCCAAATGAAATAATAATGAATGAAATAAAAAAATACATAAAAATTAACCCTGTACTTATTCCGTTAGGCATAGATATTGAGGGATTAAAAATAAATGAATCGAAAACTGAGATAAAAGCTAAATTTGGATTCAATGATGATGATATAATAGTATTATATCTAGGGCAACTAGTTAAAGGAAAAAGATTACCAGAATTAATTAGAGCTTTCCAAATTGTATCAAATAAAATACCCAATTCCAAGTTAGTATTAGTGGCCTGGGGATACCTTAAGGATTATTTGAAATCATTAGTAAACGAACTTAGATTAGATGATAAGGTATTTTTTATAAATCCTTTACCATACAATCAGAGAAAGTATATTTATAGTGTTTCAGATGTTTTTGTAATGTTAGGTGATTCATTTGGCGATGGGGGAATAAGCTCTGCAGTACTTGACGCGTTGGGTTCTGGATTACCAATAGTAGTATCAAGGAATAGTCCTAACTATTTAGTAGTTAAAGATAATTTTAACGGATATACCGTCAATCCAGCAGACTATAATGAAGTAGCAAATGCCATATTAAAGTCTATAGTAAACGGAAGCGAACTCGGTAAAAACTCATTATACATTGCAAAAAATTTTGAGTGGGATGTAGTGTCAAATAAAATCATAGAATTATACAAAACAATTTACTCCAGCAATTAAGTCACCTGAATTAAAGAATATTGTATAGTTTTGTACAATTCCATTATAATAGTTTTGATAGTCATTTACCTCAGTTGGACCACCAAAATATAGCTCTAATGTTTCTATATATGGTCCTGCAAATTTAATTCCTTGTAAATTAGTTCCATAGCTTTGCATAATTTTACCTTCATATGAATATTCTGCTACATAAAATCCGTAAGTCGAAGGTGTAATAATTCCATATTCACCTAATAATTTTCCACCTAAAAACGCTGCTTCAGGTGAATGTTCTGAAGTAGCTATCATTGAATATCCCAATACTGAAATAGGAATTAGTGCAACTAGGAATATAGTAAATGTCGTCTTTAAAATTTTTCTATTATATAGAAAATATATTATAATAATGGTATAAAATGTCATTGCTTGAGGAATCATTCTCGTTAATACATTACTTATATTATCTGCTAATCCTATAGCAGATTGCATTAATAATAGTCCACTACCTAAAGAAAAGGCTAGCCAAATGTAGTTATTTGTTTTTTTCGAAACAACTAGGTAAATGAAAGATATTATAGAGGTTAAAAGAAATATACCACCATCCAATAATTTGCTTATGACTGAATAAAGATGATATGGCGAAGAAGGTATAAATGTATATATTAGTGTACTAGTAGGAAGTACAAGATTTTTTGTTGCTTGAGGAACAAATATTGATTCTATAACTTCAACTAAATCGTTTATAAGTACGTGAACACCACCTAGCGCTCCTTGTGCCAAAGGGTTAAAGTAAACCCAATAAATGTAAACTGACGCTGTTAATACAGCTGTATAAGCAATGAACTTTAAATTTAGCTTACCTATTTTCCTTGAAAATACTAAAACAGAGATAATTATTGTAATAGCACTCCCAAATGTTCCTATGTCGGTTAAGCCAGTTAATTCTGACAAAAGAATTAGTAGTGGTGCGAATCTTATTCCTCCTCTTTTTATCACTAATCCCAGTATCAGAAATACTGGGAATAATAGATTATATGACATTAACTGAGGTGACCATTCAGCTACATAAAAAGGCATTGACGATAGCATATAAATTAGTATTCCTAACTCAGATTTAGGAGACTCAAAAAACAGTCTAAGTAACGCATATACTACCAAATTCTGAAATATAGTAAAGAACATAGGTCCGAAGAATATAAAATATGACGTAGGAGTAAACCCTGAAATTAGAAATGATATTCCTCCATAAATAAATCCTAAAGGATAATATGCTTGATAAGTATCAGGATTGTCCATGGTGGTATGTTTAAAGAGTAACCCTAACACTTCTGCTGAATGACCTAACTCATCTCTCGATAATATAAAAAAAGGATTTATGAAATAAAATATAAAAAATGTATCAAACAGAAGTAGCAGGTAAATTATAGGCATAGTATAATTATATAAATTCCTATCAAAATCTTTAAATCTAATTAAGGGTATTATGAAAGCAACTGCTGTAATAAATTCTGTTATCCAATATATAGGCGGTAGTTCTTGGGTTAGCCCGAAAGGATATTTGGACAAGTTATAGTTAGATATAGATATATTAACTATATCTACTAGAGTTAATTCTATAGAAATTAAAAGTAATATTATTTGTACTTTTTCCATTTTCATTCTGTTCCACCTTATATTACACCAAATATTTGTAAAATAAAGTAAATGGTCAATATAATCCAGAATGCGGTGATAGCAGAAGCAGTATAATTTGTTCTTTTAGGTAAAGGATAATATATAATTTCTGCCACTACAGAGGCTATAGTAAATAATATAATATATGCTTTAATATCGGTTAAATTAAGTGCAGATAATATTGTTGAGATTATCGTGTATTCTAATCCTAAAATAATAGGAAATGTCTTATAATTCATTTATATCCCCTTAAATTATATATTGTATTAAATATTTCGGTTAAGATTACTATACCTAATATTCCCGTATATGAAGTTATACCTATAGTAAAGTTTAATAACAATCCTATCATAGCTATTATAGCAAAACTTGTCCCTAGTGAAATACCTAAAGTATGTAAACTAGATAGCTGTTTTAACTCTTTTGGGTAAAACATTCGCAATGCAGTGTATCCTATAAAAAATGTTGAGTAAAATATACCTAAAATTATTTTTAATGAGATGACGAAAATTGAAGAGTTGAATAGAGATAGTATCAAGATCAATGATGATATATGAATAATTATGCTAGTGAAGTCTAATTTATTATCTATCTCATATTTATCATGTATTATCTTAATTGCTTCAATTTCAGTATATCCTTTATTTATAAGTTCATTTACCATTTGCTCAACGGTTCTACTCGTTTCTACTTCCCTTCGTTGCATAACCATCATCCTAACTTACACTAACTACTAACTGGTCAAAAATATTCGCATATACGAATCTCTGTAAAGTTAAGTTATAGTAATATAACATTACTTCCAATTTAAAAGTTCCAGTAGAATTTATCGCAAAAGCTATAGGTAATTTCCATTCGCCATTATTATTAACTATATTATAGGATGTATATAGTGTTATATTGGTATTGTTATCTTCTAAAATCACTTTAATTTGATAAAGCATTGGCATACCTTCATGATTTTGGACTAAAGCGTAAACTAGTGCATTTTCTCCAGGGGCTAGATGTGATGGATAATTTCCAATAATCCCATTAGAATTTAAGATAGCCATTTCTGAGAAGTTTTCCTTAGACTGAGTATTTAGTATATACATTCCGAATGCAAATATTAGTAAAATTATAATAGTTCCAGCTAATATCCCATTACTTATAGGATCTTTCCCACTTTTTAATGATACAATTTTTTTCTTTCTATTAAATCTATACCATATTAGATAATAATAATGTTTTAGTTCTTCCGCAAAAAAATAATAAATAGTAAAAATTATTAATGGTAGAATTAATAACAAATAAGTTTCTATTCTATATAATTCCAAGCTTAAAAGATAGTGTGAGTATGTCATTTTGTACTGAGTTACTAACTGCGAAACCTCAACCATTATCTCTTTTTATCTCTTTGGGTTAAAAAACCTATTGAATAACCTATGATTGAGATATATATAAGAATAGGGGATAAATATACATATTTTGACCATCTATACTTTTTACAAGTTTCGAAATTTACTTTAAGCAATAAAATAATATATGTTAGCAATGATAATATTAAAAATATCTTAATATTCAGTAGAATCAACGATAACCCAAAAATAATTGATGCAAAAAATATTGTTAGTCTAGCTAATGCATCTCTAATAACCCATTTCTCTTTGGTTAATTTATGGAAAATTTTAGCACCATATGCAGCCTCCATATTTTGCTTTATGTAAGATCTTATTGAGTCTCTGTGATAATGGTATATTTTGTCATTAAAGTTAACTTCGTATTTGTATTCGGCCTTAGTTAATTTATAAAGTAATTCATCTTCTTGCATATAATTCATTTCTTCGTTAAATCCCCCTACTTTTAATACTGCATCTTTTCTATAGATTGCTCCATTTGCAGTTGTAAACCCTTTACAAAGGTATGTGTCTATGGATTTTTGCAAAAATTTAGAATCCGGAGGAGAAAAAACTTTAGTGAAAACAACTCCTATTCTATCATCATTTTCCATTAATCTAACTGCATTTTTTATCCATGTTGAAGTAGCTATTCTTGCATCACTATCCAAAAATGCTACATATTTACCCCTACTTTCTAAAACTCCTCTGTTATAAGCTACACCTCTACCTTTCCTTTCCTCTAATACTATTCTTATTCCGTATTTCTCTACAAACTGTTTCACTATATTTAACGTACTATCAGTTGAATATCCATCTACTACTACTATCTCAAAGTTCTTGTAGTCAAGTATTTGTAACGATTCTAAAGTACCTTTAACGGTTTTCTCAGAGTTTAAAGTTGGTATTACTATACTTACTAATGGTTCATCCACACTATTTATTAGCTATACTAGTTTATAAAGAGTTAGGTTCTAGATATAATATACATTTTTTAGGAACCTTTAGGTTAATATTAACCAAAGTTATTAATACAAAAACTAGATTCCCATATTAGTGTATATTGTATTTGGGGAGTGTTCTCATGCAGTCATCTTATTCGATATCTACTAGTAAAATTATATCAGATTCTCTCTAATATTCTCTACTCCCTTCCGGTAAGCCTCATTCAAGGGAGTAATCTCCCTTGAATATATTACAGGGTACATGACGTTCAACAAGGCAAGACTATAATCAACCATCCTCTTACTCCTATTACCACCCCTAGTATCCCTAGCTAACCTAGCAAGATGGGCCCTACAGTAAGAGTTATAACTCTCCACGGTGTAAGTGTACTTCTTGCTCGCAATATGATTATCAAGGACTTGATAAACAGAGTAATTATCCGTGTAAATAACCTCACTCTTAGGGAGAGAATTCAAGAGAAAACGAAAACTCCCGTAATCCCTATCACCGGTAGTGAAGAAGGGCGTACCATCAGCTAGTGCACTCCAAATCCAAATATCCTCCCTCTTGGGACCGTGCCTAACCCTAAGGTAAGTCCAACTCTCGTCAAGTATCGTGACCTTTGCAGTAAAGCCCTTTAGTTGTTCTTGTAATACTAATAGATTAACGTATGCCTCTACTCCTTTTCTCTTTATTAGACTGTAAACTGTGGTTAACGGTTTTCCTTCAACCTTAGCTATTCCCCTCATGCTCATCCTATTCAAATACTCCTTCAAGATCCTCTCCTTTTGGTCTCTTCCCAACTTGTGATTAGGTGTTTGGTAAAACGTTCTTTTACACGTTTTGCACCTGTATTTTGTTTTTCCTCTGGACGATCCGTTCTTTATTACCTTGTTTGAGTTACATGATGGGCATGTGGGTCTTTCTTCTTTTCTTCTCTTTACCCCCAATTTTTTGGTGTAGTAGTAGAGTGTTGATGCTGGTATCCCGAGTTTTGTAATTTGTACTCCCAGTAAGTATGCTGATATTGCAAGTGCAAGGTCCTCTAGATTGTGCTTTCTCGGCTTAAAGTTTAAATTTCTTAGAATCAGAAGTATTAATTGTGCAAGGGTTACGAGATCCATCTCGCTAACCCTCACGTAAATCTCGTAACCCTTGCACATAAATTTTCTCAAGAAACGTATTGTGCGTTCTAATTCCATTATCCCTAGATCGAGATAATTGTTTGAGAAAACTTCTAACCAAATATAATTTTACTATTCATTATCGAATAAGATGACTGTTTGAGAACACTCCCTGTATTTGGCTATTTAATGATATCCTCCTTTCCGTAAGGGGATCTATAGTCTTTTTCCATAATAGTTTCAACCAAGTCAAAAATGGGCTTTTAGTTTAAGTGAAAATTGTTAATGGGGATGTTGGGGATTAGTAAGGCAAGGTGTTTAACTAAATTTACTAAACTTCTCCATAAAATATATTAGACAAAAACAAAAAGAGTATTAAAATTTATAGTAATTCTTATCGAATTTGTAATTTAGGATAATAGAGAAGGTCTAATAAGAGCCTTTTTAACGCTAGCTCTTCAGACTCTATATGCTAAATTCTCGTTATAAAATCTGATAATTGAACTCCCTAAAATATCTGAAGCTAGGTATTAAAAAGGAATTCAGATTTAATTAATTAGGAAATTTTATCTCTGAAAACAGGATCTTATAGCTATAAGCTAAAATGCTACTACTTAATTTATAAGCTAGTAATTAATCAGTGATCCTATAATGAAGATTGCTCTTATGGGATTTGCTGGCACTAACAGAGAATGGAGCTTAGGTAGGTTAACATTTCTTTTTTATAAAGGTCTAAAAGAATTAGGCGAAGATGTGTATTTAGTATCAAAATATCCATTGAGCGGAGAATTTAGATCTGTGAAAATAAAAAATTTTCCGAAAATACTTGGGAAAGACATATTAACTGATATATTTTCACACTATTTTTCGGTTAGAAAATTAAATCCTGATATATATCATTTTATCTATCCTTATGTTAGTGCTACTGTAATGCTTTATTTTCCAGCAAAATATAAAAAGTTACTAACAATACACGATCTGAAACCATTAGCCTTGCCAGAATTTATGAATAGAAAGGAAAAAATTAATATATTAATTCTCAAATCAGTTATAAAAAGTACTAATAAAGTGATTGCCATTTCTGAGAGTACTAAGATCCAATTAATGGAATATCTCGACATAGATGAAGATAAGATTTCAGTTGTATACAATCCAGTTGATCCAGTATTCAAGAAATTAAGTGATCATGAAATTTCTCCAATAAGACAGAAGATTGGAAGATTTATCCTTAATGTATCTAGATATGACAAGCTAAAAAATCCATTAAAGCTAATAAAGTCATTTAAAATTATTCGT includes:
- a CDS encoding glycosyltransferase family 4 protein, whose amino-acid sequence is MKVRILTETQQRGTFATMLLLYKKLLEIGIDAKIYTTFNSEYNVLPSPSKSRIFGYEKMVNSEKYAEKVFRTVYESKDTIIHIANAMYGMLPIAEKNNAKSIINIQYWWPTCYFNSMENQYCDCKSFTKIAQCIYNKRDNYFNKLLSPIEAIYAINKLNKIKEYISKASIILAVSNIVRDILISRGFPEDKIRVINVNAITPPIDYVEYHPSDNFTFGYLSYPDEGKGIFQLLEAFSIALKHNKNMKLKILGGLEEPRVIEMVKLFRIEDKVIMTRRFPYSEYVSKIRDMLIDVDVVVVPTLVPDTWARVVTESMLAGRPVIVTKGNGGLVEQVTDGVDGFHVNVYELNDFALSLYNISQLPRSKIEEMGKTARENIIKKYDNKKIIEQIISLYHELLET
- a CDS encoding glycosyltransferase family 2 protein; translated protein: MLVSIIIPTSNGEKTLPEVLNSVLMQDYKNFEVIIIDNGSKDNTERIVEKFLIENDLSLKYFRYENKLGHAGAINEGIKKASGDFILILHDDMKLGEKNWISSMLKVFEKKEVGVSSSLLITSPFKLNGINKAFSYIYILGWHKIVNTPEQEVLFTGLNNDMIRREVIEKIGMFDNTYPYSMHDIDFSEKVRRLGYKIVLNPKVHVEHLLSSYQRSLKSHLIKAWQYGFPSTLILRRYKYLPNLDNFLFFIFMIFFFMSFFVNMLNMLLYISIAITLLTLPLEQPNFYGKNKLKSRGKKLIISYILSILFYLLNRNIFFLFLGGSVVFYRTLKSSIESFKELKDIKTSLQIIMFYPIWSFINGLAVFAGIFKFLIVHDKAKLFVQ
- a CDS encoding glycosyltransferase family 4 protein, translated to MKVVLFPSTDKPWDGIEAYSFELAKRLSKKGIEVVGIRIGIKNNVKAINNNFTLIDIKTPNFQGKLYALRILISSLKTLKIMKNADIIHGIGGYYAGIELFPVEKKVVTIIGASSLRETSKIKQDFRRLYMYFIYKMASAYIVPNEIIMNEIKKYIKINPVLIPLGIDIEGLKINESKTEIKAKFGFNDDDIIVLYLGQLVKGKRLPELIRAFQIVSNKIPNSKLVLVAWGYLKDYLKSLVNELRLDDKVFFINPLPYNQRKYIYSVSDVFVMLGDSFGDGGISSAVLDALGSGLPIVVSRNSPNYLVVKDNFNGYTVNPADYNEVANAILKSIVNGSELGKNSLYIAKNFEWDVVSNKIIELYKTIYSSN
- a CDS encoding DUF1616 domain-containing protein; amino-acid sequence: MVEVSQLVTQYKMTYSHYLLSLELYRIETYLLLILPLIIFTIYYFFAEELKHYYYLIWYRFNRKKKIVSLKSGKDPISNGILAGTIIILLIFAFGMYILNTQSKENFSEMAILNSNGIIGNYPSHLAPGENALVYALVQNHEGMPMLYQIKVILEDNNTNITLYTSYNIVNNNGEWKLPIAFAINSTGTFKLEVMLYYYNLTLQRFVYANIFDQLVVSVS
- a CDS encoding glycosyltransferase, which codes for MDEPLVSIVIPTLNSEKTVKGTLESLQILDYKNFEIVVVDGYSTDSTLNIVKQFVEKYGIRIVLEERKGRGVAYNRGVLESRGKYVAFLDSDARIATSTWIKNAVRLMENDDRIGVVFTKVFSPPDSKFLQKSIDTYLCKGFTTANGAIYRKDAVLKVGGFNEEMNYMQEDELLYKLTKAEYKYEVNFNDKIYHYHRDSIRSYIKQNMEAAYGAKIFHKLTKEKWVIRDALARLTIFFASIIFGLSLILLNIKIFLILSLLTYIILLLKVNFETCKKYRWSKYVYLSPILIYISIIGYSIGFLTQRDKKR
- a CDS encoding IS1 family transposase, translated to MDLVTLAQLILLILRNLNFKPRKHNLEDLALAISAYLLGVQITKLGIPASTLYYYTKKLGVKRRKEERPTCPSCNSNKVIKNGSSRGKTKYRCKTCKRTFYQTPNHKLGRDQKERILKEYLNRMSMRGIAKVEGKPLTTVYSLIKRKGVEAYVNLLVLQEQLKGFTAKVTILDESWTYLRVRHGPKREDIWIWSALADGTPFFTTGDRDYGSFRFLLNSLPKSEVIYTDNYSVYQVLDNHIASKKYTYTVESYNSYCRAHLARLARDTRGGNRSKRMVDYSLALLNVMYPVIYSREITPLNEAYRKGVENIRENLI
- a CDS encoding glycosyltransferase family 4 protein → MKIALMGFAGTNREWSLGRLTFLFYKGLKELGEDVYLVSKYPLSGEFRSVKIKNFPKILGKDILTDIFSHYFSVRKLNPDIYHFIYPYVSATVMLYFPAKYKKLLTIHDLKPLALPEFMNRKEKINILILKSVIKSTNKVIAISESTKIQLMEYLDIDEDKISVVYNPVDPVFKKLSDHEISPIRQKIGRFILNVSRYDKLKNPLKLIKSFKIIRNCFDIKLVIIGEYWNYGINMIKSELGNTNDVITYTHLPDIELVKYYNASEVFLFPSIYEGFGMPIVEAMACGTPVVTSNRWAMKEIAEGIGLLADPEDPEDIAEKVCKVLSDPNLKADMIRKGLNKASQFNYINIAKSLLKVYEEA